The Hyalangium gracile DNA segment AAGCGTCGCATTTCGGGCGCGTGCGCCAGCTCGGGCGGCACTTCGAGCTGTGCCGCTTGCGGCAGGCTGTCCACGGGGGCGAAGCCCATCAGCTCATGCGGGCCACTTCGCAGGGCCACGCACAGCCGGAACAGCGTGGGCACGCTGGGAAGCATCTTCCCGCGCTCCATCCGCCCAAAGACCTCGGTAGCAATGCCGACGCTCGCGGCAAGGTCGGCCTGAGTGAGCCCCACGCGCATCCGTGCGGCCCGCAGCGCCCGACCGAGCGTAGCCCCAAGCCGCCGCTCTTGGCGCTTCGCGTCCCCAGGAAGCGAGCGAGGCCGACTGC contains these protein-coding regions:
- a CDS encoding helix-turn-helix transcriptional regulator, giving the protein MRAARMRVGLTQADLAASVGIATEVFGRMERGKMLPSVPTLFRLCVALRSGPHELMGFAPVDSLPQAAQLEVPPELAHAPEMRRLLHLLGRLQGLQLRLILRLVVAFATEPKRPRRQRRDRG